In one window of Flavobacterium ginsengisoli DNA:
- a CDS encoding diphthine--ammonia ligase, with protein MSTPQKALFNWSSGKDSALALYKILQNKDFKIECLLTSVNKQYQRISMHGIRLELLQNQAESIGIPLKILEVPEMPTMEVYEQVMTKTLTELKQNGIRYSIFGDIFLEDLREYRENQLAKIGLNGVFPIWKIPTQDLIQEFISLGFKTIVVCVNEKYLDKSFVGRVIDQDFINDLPENVDVCGENGEFHTFTFDGPIFSKPIDFEIGEIVYRKYEKPEKEDSSNKACDTNDETAFDFGFWYCDLIKK; from the coding sequence GTGTCTACACCTCAAAAAGCCTTATTTAACTGGAGTAGCGGAAAAGATTCTGCTCTTGCTTTATATAAAATACTTCAAAATAAAGATTTTAAAATTGAATGTTTATTGACAAGCGTTAACAAGCAATATCAGCGTATTTCGATGCACGGAATTCGTCTTGAGTTATTGCAGAACCAAGCCGAAAGCATTGGAATTCCGTTAAAAATTCTTGAAGTTCCAGAAATGCCAACGATGGAAGTTTACGAACAAGTTATGACCAAAACTTTGACTGAGTTAAAACAAAACGGAATACGTTATTCTATTTTTGGAGATATTTTTTTGGAAGATTTGCGTGAGTATCGTGAAAATCAATTGGCCAAAATTGGACTTAACGGAGTTTTTCCAATTTGGAAAATTCCAACTCAAGACTTAATTCAGGAATTTATTTCGCTAGGCTTCAAAACCATTGTGGTTTGTGTCAACGAAAAATATCTAGACAAAAGTTTTGTCGGAAGAGTTATCGATCAAGATTTTATAAATGATTTGCCTGAAAATGTAGATGTTTGCGGAGAAAACGGTGAATTTCATACCTTTACTTTCGACGGTCCTATATTTTCAAAACCAATTGATTTTGAAATTGGTGAAATTGTGTATCGAAAATATGAAAAACCAGAAAAGGAAGATTCGTCTAACAAAGCCTGCGATACCAATGATGAAACCGCTTTTGATTTTGGATTTTGGTATTGTGATTTAATCAAAAAATAA
- a CDS encoding DUF4348 domain-containing protein, whose product MKKYFFIMFVFAMSLSSTIYAQDTKTVAEDFNVFFKKFNEDQKFQISRVIFPLKYKANNEDFELLDYTMTKEKYKVLRLNNKADEKYLKRTLSVKKSKATLEERGLDSGIYIDYVFELKDNKWFLKTFVDQST is encoded by the coding sequence ATGAAAAAGTATTTTTTTATAATGTTTGTTTTTGCAATGAGTTTAAGTTCTACAATTTACGCTCAGGATACAAAAACGGTTGCAGAAGATTTTAATGTCTTCTTTAAAAAATTCAATGAAGATCAAAAGTTTCAAATCAGCAGAGTTATTTTTCCTTTAAAATACAAGGCAAACAATGAAGATTTTGAATTGTTAGATTACACAATGACAAAAGAGAAATATAAAGTTCTTCGTCTCAATAATAAGGCTGATGAGAAATATTTAAAACGTACATTATCAGTAAAGAAAAGCAAAGCTACTCTTGAAGAGCGCGGGCTAGATAGCGGAATTTATATTGACTATGTTTTTGAATTGAAAGATAATAAATGGTTCCTTAAAACTTTTGTCGATCAATCGACTTAA
- a CDS encoding TlpA family protein disulfide reductase codes for MKKKLLLTLWFAFLLLSIGYLFWQNEFKYSLPTPIPKNYHAIAMGSKIDLGPCCAFDNRPIFIHFFNPECPCSRFNVPHVSALIKKYGDQINFKIVVLNKQKNFTIDEIQQKFDAKIPVYFDEAIAKKCGVFSTPQAVLLDQSHNLYYRGNYNKTRYCTDTKSNYAQMAIDSLLGRKDNHNPSFNALALRAYGCSLPKCTK; via the coding sequence ATGAAGAAAAAATTACTTCTAACTTTATGGTTCGCATTTTTACTTCTTTCAATTGGTTATTTGTTTTGGCAGAACGAGTTTAAATACAGTTTGCCAACTCCTATACCAAAGAATTATCACGCTATTGCCATGGGATCAAAAATTGATTTAGGACCATGCTGTGCATTTGACAATAGACCCATCTTTATACATTTTTTCAATCCCGAATGTCCATGTTCGCGATTCAACGTGCCTCATGTAAGTGCTTTGATTAAAAAATACGGAGATCAGATCAATTTTAAAATTGTTGTTTTAAACAAACAGAAAAATTTTACGATTGATGAGATTCAACAAAAGTTTGATGCTAAGATTCCCGTTTACTTTGATGAAGCAATTGCTAAAAAATGTGGTGTTTTCTCTACACCTCAGGCCGTTTTGCTAGATCAGTCGCACAATTTATATTACAGAGGCAATTACAATAAAACTAGATATTGTACAGATACTAAAAGTAATTATGCCCAAATGGCGATAGATTCTCTTCTTGGCAGAAAAGACAACCACAACCCATCTTTTAATGCTTTAGCTCTTAGAGCTTACGGATGCTCATTACCAAAATGTACTAAATAA
- a CDS encoding DUF1697 domain-containing protein produces the protein MKTHLALLRGINVSGHNMMKMEALKAMLENLGFLNVRTYLQSGNVFVDSEEEASKVGFMIKQEIFKVFGHEVPVVMITKENLQSCFANNAFLKEKDLDTKKLYVAFVSMALKKESINDLKISQFKPDEASIDENRIFIKYAVGAGKTRFDQKYIEKKLNVTATIRNWNTVTNLLKMYEE, from the coding sequence ATGAAAACACATTTAGCGCTTTTACGAGGCATTAATGTTTCTGGACATAATATGATGAAAATGGAAGCTTTGAAAGCAATGCTGGAGAATCTTGGTTTTTTAAATGTTCGAACGTATCTGCAATCTGGTAATGTCTTTGTAGACAGCGAAGAAGAAGCTTCAAAAGTTGGTTTTATGATCAAACAGGAAATCTTTAAGGTTTTTGGTCATGAAGTTCCTGTTGTAATGATCACTAAAGAAAATCTGCAATCTTGTTTTGCTAATAATGCATTCTTAAAAGAGAAAGATCTTGATACAAAAAAACTTTATGTTGCTTTTGTCTCAATGGCATTAAAAAAGGAAAGTATAAACGATTTGAAAATCAGTCAGTTTAAACCAGACGAAGCAAGTATTGATGAAAATAGGATTTTTATTAAATATGCCGTTGGTGCAGGAAAAACACGTTTTGATCAAAAATACATCGAGAAAAAATTAAATGTAACAGCAACAATTCGAAACTGGAATACAGTTACAAATTTGCTTAAAATGTACGAAGAATAA
- a CDS encoding patatin-like phospholipase family protein has protein sequence MRALVISGGGSKGAFAGGVAQYLIEEKKHEYDLFIGTSTGSLLIPHLALGHIKKIHSVYTNVTMSSIFNICPFVVKTKDGVDIVTINHFNVIRQFFKGKRTFGESKGLKKYIQNNFSLSDFNKLKKLKTDVVVTVTNFTTNESEYKLAKDCTYEEFCEWSWISSNYVPFMSLVEKNNFEYGDGGFSSLVPIREAINRGATEIDVIVLETEVNTTKTVIGKNPFSLMIDLFRIALDQVEKHDIAIGKLMANTKDVKLNLYYTPIKLTDNALIFNKEVMKEWWEQGYEYAQNKSEVMSDNRKM, from the coding sequence ATGAGAGCATTGGTTATTTCAGGTGGTGGCAGTAAAGGCGCATTTGCTGGCGGTGTTGCCCAGTATTTAATAGAAGAAAAAAAACATGAATACGATTTGTTTATAGGAACTTCTACAGGAAGTTTATTAATTCCGCACTTAGCTCTCGGTCATATCAAAAAAATACATTCTGTATACACCAATGTTACGATGTCGAGTATCTTCAACATTTGTCCGTTTGTGGTAAAAACCAAAGACGGAGTCGATATTGTGACAATTAATCACTTTAATGTAATACGTCAGTTTTTTAAAGGAAAACGAACTTTTGGAGAAAGTAAAGGTTTAAAGAAATATATTCAGAATAATTTTTCTCTTTCCGATTTTAATAAACTAAAAAAACTTAAGACAGATGTTGTCGTAACGGTAACCAATTTTACCACAAACGAATCAGAATACAAATTGGCAAAAGATTGCACATATGAAGAGTTTTGCGAATGGTCTTGGATCTCGAGTAATTATGTTCCGTTTATGAGTTTGGTTGAGAAAAACAACTTTGAATATGGTGATGGTGGATTTTCTAGTTTGGTTCCAATTCGTGAAGCTATTAACCGTGGGGCGACAGAAATAGATGTGATTGTATTGGAAACAGAAGTTAATACCACTAAAACAGTAATTGGAAAAAATCCGTTTTCATTAATGATCGATTTGTTCAGAATTGCTTTAGATCAAGTCGAAAAACACGATATTGCTATAGGAAAACTTATGGCAAACACTAAAGATGTAAAACTTAATTTATATTACACTCCAATAAAATTAACAGATAACGCGCTGATTTTTAATAAAGAAGTGATGAAAGAATGGTGGGAGCAAGGTTACGAATATGCGCAGAATAAATCTGAAGTTATGAGTGATAATAGGAAGATGTAA
- a CDS encoding TolC family protein: protein MNIKKIYCTVLILLFCAIQTKAQEVLTIEQAMTIALENNFEIKIAKNNSKINETNVTIGNAGMLPTATASITDNNNLTNSTQVRQDGTSTTLNNAKNNSLNYGVSLGWTVFDGMKMFAKLDQLKELQKLGDAELKRTVLLKIAQVNSAYYDLVQQQQQLSALDTTIVISNQRLTLAKNRFSIGKASKLEVLNAQVDLNSDQVALLRQKETYANSKILLNQYLARDPKIDFKVTDEVKVDNKLILADLMDLAQKQNPGLEAQVINKRIAELQLKQVKADRYPTLRLTSGYNFSESQSSLGFTSETSSKGLNYGFNASMNIFDGFNQHRNEKVAKLQIENSQIAIEQQNTILNTQLSTAFQTYLTNLELIGLEENNEAIARQNLEITLDKFKIGTITTLDFRTAQLNYVNAKVRYSNAQYEAKLSEIALKELAGNINF, encoded by the coding sequence ATGAATATCAAAAAAATATATTGTACAGTACTTATCCTGCTTTTTTGTGCAATTCAGACAAAAGCACAGGAAGTTCTTACTATTGAACAAGCTATGACTATAGCTTTGGAAAATAATTTTGAGATTAAAATTGCCAAAAACAATTCCAAAATAAACGAAACAAACGTTACCATTGGAAATGCAGGAATGTTACCAACTGCAACGGCAAGTATTACAGACAATAACAATCTTACGAATTCGACACAAGTACGTCAGGATGGTACATCAACGACATTAAATAATGCCAAAAATAACAGTTTAAATTACGGTGTTAGTTTAGGATGGACTGTTTTTGACGGAATGAAAATGTTTGCCAAACTGGACCAGTTAAAAGAGCTTCAAAAATTGGGCGATGCAGAACTTAAAAGAACGGTTTTGCTTAAAATTGCTCAGGTAAACTCTGCTTATTACGATTTGGTTCAGCAACAGCAACAGCTTTCGGCATTAGACACAACAATTGTAATTTCGAACCAACGCTTAACTTTGGCTAAAAACCGTTTTAGTATTGGAAAAGCATCAAAATTAGAGGTTTTAAATGCACAAGTAGATTTAAATTCTGATCAGGTGGCTTTGCTAAGACAAAAAGAAACGTATGCCAACAGCAAAATTTTATTGAATCAATACTTAGCTCGTGATCCTAAAATCGATTTTAAGGTTACAGATGAAGTAAAAGTCGATAATAAATTGATTTTGGCAGATTTAATGGATTTGGCTCAGAAACAAAATCCAGGTTTAGAAGCGCAGGTTATCAATAAACGTATAGCCGAATTACAGCTCAAACAAGTAAAAGCAGACCGTTATCCCACTTTAAGATTAACTTCTGGATATAATTTCTCTGAAAGCCAATCCAGTTTAGGTTTTACCAGCGAAACTTCTTCAAAGGGTTTAAATTATGGTTTTAATGCTTCTATGAATATTTTTGATGGTTTTAATCAGCATAGAAATGAAAAAGTAGCCAAATTACAGATAGAGAATTCGCAAATTGCAATAGAACAGCAAAATACGATTTTAAATACGCAATTAAGCACTGCTTTTCAAACGTATTTAACCAATTTGGAATTGATTGGTTTAGAAGAAAACAATGAAGCTATTGCCAGACAGAATTTAGAAATCACATTAGACAAATTTAAAATCGGAACCATTACAACACTCGATTTTAGAACTGCTCAGTTAAATTATGTCAATGCAAAAGTGCGTTACAGCAATGCACAATACGAAGCAAAATTATCTGAAATTGCCTTAAAAGAATTAGCAGGAAATATTAACTTTTAA
- a CDS encoding PAS domain-containing protein — MDTRLNRPTPSDREVDWNKNKVLLSKTDKKGTILYANEDFIDVSGYDEFELVGQPHNIVRHPDMPKVIFKFLWDSIKSSENIHVIIKNMAKTGRYYWVVTDFKIVADTDGEIVGFFGTRKSVPNDIIVKFIEPLYKKLLQIEETSGLHASEEYLVGFLEERKKTYMEYIDHLIATGKDDKNKVSKGLFSGLFEKKNDAKK; from the coding sequence ATGGATACCAGATTAAACCGTCCGACACCTTCTGATAGAGAAGTTGATTGGAATAAGAATAAAGTCTTGCTTAGTAAAACTGACAAAAAAGGAACCATTTTATATGCCAATGAAGACTTTATAGATGTTTCTGGTTATGATGAATTTGAACTTGTCGGTCAGCCTCACAATATTGTGCGACATCCAGACATGCCTAAAGTGATTTTTAAATTCTTATGGGACAGTATTAAATCCAGTGAAAATATTCATGTTATCATAAAAAACATGGCAAAAACTGGACGTTATTATTGGGTAGTAACTGATTTTAAAATTGTTGCGGACACAGATGGTGAAATTGTAGGTTTCTTTGGAACTAGAAAATCGGTTCCAAATGATATTATCGTGAAATTTATTGAGCCTTTGTACAAAAAGCTTTTGCAGATTGAAGAAACCAGTGGTTTGCATGCTTCTGAAGAATATCTTGTAGGTTTTCTAGAAGAAAGAAAGAAAACCTACATGGAATACATCGATCATTTGATTGCAACAGGCAAGGATGATAAAAATAAAGTTAGCAAAGGCTTATTTAGTGGTCTTTTTGAGAAGAAAAATGACGCAAAAAAGTAA
- a CDS encoding type I restriction enzyme HsdR N-terminal domain-containing protein translates to MLKLNFPAYSFRFKNSENKVSIFDEIRKKFIILTPEEWVRQHVVHFLMHEKKYPKSLINVEKVLTVNGLRKRYDVVVFNPNGSIHILVECKAPEVKISQATFDQIARYNMTMQARFLNVTNGLNHFYCQMDFENEKYEFLRSLPDYKENH, encoded by the coding sequence ATGCTTAAACTTAATTTCCCTGCTTATAGTTTCCGATTCAAAAATAGCGAAAATAAAGTGTCTATTTTTGATGAAATCAGGAAAAAATTTATAATTCTTACGCCAGAAGAATGGGTTCGACAGCACGTTGTTCATTTTTTAATGCACGAAAAAAAATATCCAAAATCGCTTATCAACGTAGAGAAAGTTTTAACTGTCAACGGATTACGAAAACGATACGATGTTGTTGTATTTAACCCTAATGGCTCTATACATATATTAGTAGAGTGCAAAGCACCAGAAGTTAAAATCTCTCAGGCAACTTTTGATCAGATTGCCCGTTACAATATGACAATGCAGGCACGGTTTTTGAATGTGACAAACGGACTAAACCATTTTTATTGTCAAATGGATTTTGAAAACGAGAAATATGAGTTTTTAAGAAGCCTTCCTGACTATAAAGAAAATCATTAA
- the recG gene encoding ATP-dependent DNA helicase RecG — MSNNLLETPIEYLKGVGPSRGQLLRKELGIHKYGDLVNLFPNRYIDRTRYYKINELQNTGSEVQIIGKIIHIKTVEFAKNKKRLVATFVDDTGQIDLNWFQGHKWIRESLKLNETLVIFGKCSLYGSQFSMAHPEIELLSEHERSLRSAMQPVYPSTETLANKGISNRTINKMMEQLFLETQALFTETFPPFLIEELKLIPKRAALFNIHFPKSAEILAKAQFRLKFEELFFIQLQLITKNLIRKHKIKGHPFDKVGELFNEFYKNHLPFDLTNAQKRVIKEIRTDMGSNAQMNRLLQGDVGSGKTIVAFMSMLLAIDNGFQACLMAPTEILANQHFLGLSEFAKTLNINIRILTGSTKTSERKIIHEELENGELKILIGTHALLEDKVKFQNLGLSVIDEQHRFGVEQRSKLWKKNDIPPHVLVMTATPIPRTLAMSLYGDLDISVIDELPPGRKPIQTVHRFDSNRLKVWKFLRDEIAKGRQIYIVYPLIQESEKMDYKDLMDGYESISRDFPLPQYSISILHGKMKPADKDSEMKRFSEGKTNIMVATTVIEVGVNVPNASVMIIESAERFGLSQLHQLRGRVGRGAEQSYCILMTGHKLSSDSKTRMETMVQTNDGFEIAEVDLKLRGPGDMMGTQQSGVLNLQIADIVKDREILSLARNYAMKILKEDSALQKPENAILRAIFIEMTKKKNIWNYIS, encoded by the coding sequence ATGTCTAATAATCTTCTAGAAACTCCAATAGAATACTTAAAAGGTGTTGGTCCTAGTCGCGGCCAGTTACTTCGTAAGGAATTGGGTATTCATAAATATGGAGATTTAGTCAATCTTTTTCCAAATCGATATATTGACAGAACGCGTTATTACAAGATTAACGAATTGCAAAATACTGGTTCTGAAGTTCAGATTATTGGAAAAATCATTCATATTAAAACTGTTGAATTTGCCAAAAACAAAAAACGTCTAGTAGCGACTTTCGTTGATGATACTGGACAAATTGACTTAAACTGGTTTCAAGGCCATAAGTGGATTCGCGAAAGCTTAAAGCTAAATGAAACTTTGGTGATTTTTGGAAAATGTTCACTGTACGGAAGCCAATTTAGCATGGCGCATCCTGAAATTGAATTATTAAGCGAACACGAAAGAAGCTTACGCTCGGCTATGCAACCCGTTTATCCTTCAACAGAAACTTTGGCTAATAAAGGCATTTCAAATCGCACCATTAATAAAATGATGGAGCAACTTTTCTTGGAAACTCAGGCGCTTTTTACCGAAACCTTTCCTCCTTTTTTAATCGAAGAATTAAAACTGATTCCAAAACGTGCGGCATTATTTAATATTCATTTTCCGAAAAGCGCTGAAATTTTAGCGAAAGCACAGTTCAGATTGAAATTTGAAGAATTGTTTTTTATTCAGTTGCAATTAATTACTAAAAATCTTATTCGAAAACATAAAATAAAAGGACATCCATTTGACAAAGTGGGCGAACTTTTTAATGAATTTTATAAAAATCATTTGCCTTTTGATTTGACTAATGCTCAAAAAAGAGTGATTAAGGAAATCAGAACCGATATGGGAAGCAACGCTCAAATGAACCGTTTGCTTCAAGGAGATGTTGGCTCAGGAAAAACTATTGTTGCTTTTATGAGCATGCTTTTGGCAATTGACAATGGTTTTCAGGCTTGTCTAATGGCTCCTACAGAAATCTTGGCCAATCAGCATTTTCTTGGATTATCTGAATTTGCTAAAACGTTAAATATCAATATCCGAATATTAACGGGTTCTACCAAAACTTCTGAAAGAAAAATTATTCATGAAGAACTGGAAAACGGAGAACTTAAAATTTTGATCGGAACTCATGCCTTATTAGAAGATAAAGTAAAATTTCAAAATTTAGGCCTTTCTGTAATTGATGAACAGCATCGTTTTGGCGTAGAGCAAAGATCTAAACTGTGGAAGAAAAATGATATTCCGCCACACGTTTTAGTCATGACTGCCACTCCTATCCCGAGAACTTTGGCAATGAGCTTATATGGCGATTTGGATATTTCTGTTATTGATGAATTACCTCCGGGAAGAAAACCAATTCAGACCGTGCATCGTTTTGACAGCAATAGATTGAAAGTCTGGAAATTTCTTCGAGATGAAATTGCAAAAGGAAGACAGATCTATATCGTTTATCCGCTGATTCAGGAATCAGAAAAAATGGATTATAAGGATTTAATGGATGGTTACGAGAGTATTTCTCGCGATTTTCCACTTCCTCAATATTCAATTTCCATTCTTCACGGAAAAATGAAACCAGCTGATAAAGATTCTGAAATGAAGCGCTTTTCAGAAGGAAAAACCAATATTATGGTAGCTACAACGGTTATCGAAGTTGGCGTAAACGTACCAAACGCTAGTGTAATGATTATTGAAAGTGCCGAAAGATTTGGGCTTTCGCAATTGCACCAGCTGCGCGGACGTGTTGGTCGTGGCGCAGAACAAAGTTATTGTATCTTAATGACAGGACATAAATTAAGCTCTGATAGCAAAACCAGAATGGAAACAATGGTTCAGACCAATGATGGTTTCGAAATTGCCGAAGTAGATTTAAAACTTCGTGGTCCAGGCGACATGATGGGAACTCAGCAAAGCGGTGTTTTAAATCTTCAAATTGCAGATATCGTAAAAGATCGAGAAATTTTATCTCTGGCAAGAAATTATGCCATGAAAATCTTAAAAGAAGATTCTGCGCTTCAGAAACCTGAAAATGCTATTCTAAGAGCAATTTTCATTGAAATGACCAAGAAGAAGAATATTTGGAATTATATTAGCTAG
- the holA gene encoding DNA polymerase III subunit delta, whose translation MDEVVKIVNDIKAGDIKPIYFLMGEEPYYIDKLSEYIEQNVLAEEEKGFNQTVLYGRDVSVDDIVSTAKRYPMMAERQVVIVKEAQDLSRTIDKIESYVENPMQTTVLVICYKYKTLDKRKKVTKLLGQKGVVYESKKLYENQVGDWIKRVLAGKKYTIDPKANAMLVEFLGTDLSKINNELEKLQIILPKGTMITAEHIEENIGFSKDYNVFELRKAIGERNQLKAYKIAENFAHNPKEYPLVMTTGLVFGFFVQLLKYHGLKDKNPKNVASVLGVNPYFLKEYDLAVKNYPMRKVSQIVGALRDIDIKSKGVGANALPQSDLLKEMLYKIFN comes from the coding sequence ATGGACGAAGTAGTAAAAATTGTTAACGATATCAAAGCCGGAGATATTAAACCGATTTATTTTTTAATGGGTGAAGAACCTTATTATATAGATAAGTTATCGGAATATATTGAACAGAATGTTTTAGCTGAAGAAGAAAAAGGCTTTAATCAAACAGTTTTATATGGAAGAGATGTTTCTGTAGATGATATTGTTTCAACGGCCAAGCGCTATCCTATGATGGCTGAACGTCAAGTTGTTATAGTGAAAGAAGCGCAGGATTTATCAAGAACAATTGATAAAATCGAATCGTATGTAGAGAATCCAATGCAAACTACCGTTTTGGTTATTTGCTATAAATATAAGACACTAGATAAACGTAAAAAAGTTACCAAACTATTAGGACAGAAGGGCGTTGTTTACGAAAGTAAAAAATTATATGAAAATCAGGTAGGAGATTGGATAAAGCGTGTTTTAGCTGGAAAAAAATACACCATTGATCCAAAAGCTAATGCCATGTTAGTTGAATTTTTAGGTACAGATTTGAGTAAAATCAATAATGAGCTAGAAAAACTGCAGATTATTTTACCGAAAGGCACTATGATCACAGCAGAACACATTGAAGAAAATATTGGTTTTAGCAAAGATTATAATGTATTTGAACTTCGAAAAGCAATTGGAGAACGAAATCAATTGAAAGCTTATAAGATAGCAGAAAACTTTGCTCATAATCCTAAAGAATATCCTTTAGTTATGACTACAGGTTTGGTATTTGGCTTTTTTGTTCAGCTTCTAAAGTATCATGGATTAAAAGATAAAAATCCTAAAAACGTTGCATCGGTACTTGGAGTAAATCCGTATTTTTTAAAAGAATATGATTTGGCGGTCAAAAATTATCCAATGAGAAAAGTAAGTCAGATTGTTGGCGCTTTACGCGATATTGATATTAAAAGTAAAGGTGTGGGTGCTAATGCTTTACCTCAATCAGATTTGTTAAAAGAAATGCTTTATAAAATATTTAATTAA
- a CDS encoding L-threonylcarbamoyladenylate synthase gives MAEFIKIYPDKPSEAAIAKVVKVLQNGGLVIYPTDTVYGLGCDITNSRALEKIARIKGVKLEKANFSFICCDLSNLSDYVRQIDTSTFKILKRALPGPYTFILPGNNNLPKEFKKKTTVGIRVPDNNIILEIVRQLGNPVVSTSIRDEDDVIEYTTDPELIFEKWQNLVDLVIDGGYGDNIGSTIIDLSEHEPVIVREGKGDIGIL, from the coding sequence ATGGCAGAATTTATAAAAATATATCCAGATAAACCTAGTGAAGCTGCTATTGCAAAAGTGGTAAAAGTGCTTCAGAATGGTGGTTTGGTAATTTATCCGACAGATACTGTTTATGGTTTAGGTTGTGATATTACCAATTCGAGAGCGTTAGAAAAAATCGCTAGAATAAAAGGAGTAAAATTAGAAAAGGCAAACTTTTCATTTATTTGTTGCGATTTAAGTAATCTGTCAGACTATGTGAGACAGATAGACACATCGACTTTTAAGATATTAAAGAGAGCTTTGCCAGGCCCATATACTTTTATTTTGCCTGGAAATAATAATCTTCCTAAAGAATTTAAAAAGAAAACTACAGTGGGTATTCGTGTTCCTGACAATAATATCATCCTAGAGATTGTTCGTCAGTTAGGAAATCCCGTTGTTTCAACTTCTATTCGTGATGAAGACGATGTTATAGAATATACTACCGATCCAGAATTGATTTTTGAAAAATGGCAAAATCTTGTAGATCTTGTGATAGATGGTGGTTATGGAGATAACATAGGATCTACAATTATAGATCTTTCTGAGCATGAGCCAGTTATCGTCAGAGAAGGTAAGGGAGATATTGGTATTTTGTAA
- a CDS encoding efflux RND transporter periplasmic adaptor subunit, whose protein sequence is MKVKHLIYTLLIITIGGFITYRIISNKGKNDDSKKFNDKKSPTTVNGIVIKTTTFDNNLALSGSIEANEQIEIHSEVSGIVEGIFFNEGANVSKGQVLLKVNDIELKAQLRQAITREELVAENARRAKLLLQKEAISQEEADVAKADLASAQAQSQLIRAQISKTSVRAPFSGKIGLRNISPGTYITPTVLVAKLVNTNKLKITFSIPEKYASEVKSGSVIDFKVSGSDKTYNAKIYAIEPEVAVATRTLQIRALADNTDGKLFPGTFADIKLPLNIIKDAIVVPSQAIIPIQDGKKVFIANNGQAKEVMVDATTRTDSSILILSGLKPGDTLITSGVMSLKDEAPIKVQVK, encoded by the coding sequence ATGAAAGTAAAACACCTCATTTACACTCTTTTAATTATTACAATTGGAGGTTTTATTACCTATAGAATTATTTCTAATAAGGGTAAAAACGACGACTCCAAAAAATTCAACGACAAAAAATCTCCAACAACTGTTAATGGAATCGTAATAAAAACAACCACTTTTGACAATAATCTTGCATTATCAGGATCTATTGAAGCAAATGAGCAAATTGAAATTCATAGTGAGGTTTCCGGAATTGTGGAAGGAATATTCTTTAACGAAGGCGCCAATGTATCAAAAGGACAAGTGCTTTTAAAAGTAAACGATATCGAACTAAAAGCACAATTAAGACAGGCTATAACTAGAGAAGAATTAGTCGCCGAAAATGCAAGAAGAGCAAAATTATTGCTTCAAAAAGAAGCAATTAGTCAGGAAGAAGCAGACGTTGCCAAAGCCGATCTTGCTTCTGCTCAAGCGCAAAGCCAATTAATTAGAGCGCAAATTTCTAAAACTTCTGTAAGAGCTCCTTTTTCAGGAAAAATTGGTTTACGTAATATTTCTCCAGGAACTTACATCACTCCTACTGTTTTAGTAGCTAAATTGGTTAATACCAATAAACTAAAAATCACTTTTTCTATTCCAGAAAAATATGCTTCAGAAGTAAAATCAGGATCGGTAATCGATTTTAAAGTTTCTGGTTCAGATAAAACATACAATGCAAAAATTTATGCCATCGAACCAGAAGTTGCCGTTGCTACACGTACACTTCAAATTCGTGCTTTGGCTGATAATACCGATGGAAAACTTTTCCCTGGAACTTTTGCCGATATCAAATTGCCTTTAAACATTATTAAAGATGCTATTGTAGTTCCTTCTCAAGCGATTATTCCAATTCAAGACGGTAAAAAAGTATTTATTGCCAATAACGGACAAGCAAAAGAAGTAATGGTTGATGCAACAACAAGAACAGATTCTTCTATCTTAATTCTATCAGGGTTAAAACCGGGAGACACTTTGATTACAAGCGGTGTTATGTCTTTAAAAGACGAAGCTCCTATTAAAGTTCAAGTAAAATAG